From the Deltaproteobacteria bacterium genome, the window GAGAAAAATGAATAAAAAAATCATCGTTGCCGGGTTCATCCTGTTAGGACTATTCCTGTATCCCCTGGCGGGGCACAGTGCCGAGGGGGGGAAATTCGGGATAGGGGTCCGTGGGGGCTGGTATAAATCCAATGATTCCGATGACGGAAAAATGTATGGGGGTCTTCAGGCCCGTTGGAAGATTTTACCGGCCTTGGCTATTGAAGGGGTGGGGGATTATCGGCCCGAGGAATCATTCTCCAATAACCGAAAAATCACCAGTTATCCGGTCCTGGTTTCCG encodes:
- a CDS encoding porin family protein, coding for MNKKIIVAGFILLGLFLYPLAGHSAEGGKFGIGVRGGWYKSNDSDDGKMYGGLQARWKILPALAIEGVGDYRPEESFSNNRKITSYPVLVSALFYLRPGAPVSPYLLGGVGWYYSKLEDSRGTTWSNDFGAHLGGGLDIPLSSSLVFNADLRYYFLNLDDQKVKDLKTNGYIISAGLTFYFW